From Symphalangus syndactylus isolate Jambi chromosome 17, NHGRI_mSymSyn1-v2.1_pri, whole genome shotgun sequence, one genomic window encodes:
- the COPZ1 gene encoding coatomer subunit zeta-1 isoform X1: MNAIIQEPSLYTVKAILILDNDGDRLFAKYYDDTYPSVKEQKAFEKNIFNKTHRTDSEIALLEGLTVVYKSSIDLYFYVIGSSYENELMLMAVLNCLFDSLSQMLRKNVEKRALLENMEGLFLAVDEIVDGGVILESDPQQVVHRVALRGEDVPLTEQTVSQVLQSAKEQIKWSLLR, translated from the exons GAACCTTCCCTGTATACTGTCAAAGCCATCCTGATTCTGGACAATGATGGAGATCGACTTTTTGCCAAG TACTATGACGACACCTACCCCAGTGTCAAGGAGCAAAAGGCCTTTGAGAAGAACATTTTCAACAAGACCCATCGGACTGACA GTGAAATTGCCCTCTTGGAAGGCCTGACAGTGGTATACAAAAGCAGTATAGATCTCTATTTCTATGTGATTGGCAGCTCCTATGAAAATGAG CTGATGCTCATGGCTGTTCTGAACTGCCTCTTCGACTCATTGAGCCAGATGCTGAG GAAAAATGTAGAAAAGCGAGCACTGCTGGAGAACATGGAGGGGCTGTTCTTGGCTGTGGATGAAATTGTAGATGGAGG GGTGATCCTAGAGAGTGATCCCCAGCAGGTGGTACACCGGGTGGCTTTAAGG GGTGAAGATGTCCCCCTTACGGAGCAGACCGTGTCTCAG GTGCTGCAGTCAGCCAAAGAACAGATCAAGTGGTCACTCCTTCGGTGA
- the COPZ1 gene encoding coatomer subunit zeta-1 isoform X2, with protein sequence MEALILEPSLYTVKAILILDNDGDRLFAKYYDDTYPSVKEQKAFEKNIFNKTHRTDSEIALLEGLTVVYKSSIDLYFYVIGSSYENELMLMAVLNCLFDSLSQMLRKNVEKRALLENMEGLFLAVDEIVDGGVILESDPQQVVHRVALRVSRNVFLCIPASIHKHPPEPDLLDVSSSWGS encoded by the exons GAACCTTCCCTGTATACTGTCAAAGCCATCCTGATTCTGGACAATGATGGAGATCGACTTTTTGCCAAG TACTATGACGACACCTACCCCAGTGTCAAGGAGCAAAAGGCCTTTGAGAAGAACATTTTCAACAAGACCCATCGGACTGACA GTGAAATTGCCCTCTTGGAAGGCCTGACAGTGGTATACAAAAGCAGTATAGATCTCTATTTCTATGTGATTGGCAGCTCCTATGAAAATGAG CTGATGCTCATGGCTGTTCTGAACTGCCTCTTCGACTCATTGAGCCAGATGCTGAG GAAAAATGTAGAAAAGCGAGCACTGCTGGAGAACATGGAGGGGCTGTTCTTGGCTGTGGATGAAATTGTAGATGGAGG GGTGATCCTAGAGAGTGATCCCCAGCAGGTGGTACACCGGGTGGCTTTAAGGGTAAGCAGGAATGTGTTTCTCTGCATCCCCGCATCTATTCACAAACACCCTCCAGAGCCAGACCTGCTGGATGTGTCCAGTAGTTGGGGCTCATAG
- the COPZ1 gene encoding coatomer subunit zeta-1 isoform X3, whose translation MEALILEPSLYTVKAILILDNDGDRLFAKYYDDTYPSVKEQKAFEKNIFNKTHRTDSEIALLEGLTVVYKSSIDLYFYVIGSSYENELMLMAVLNCLFDSLSQMLRKNVEKRALLENMEGLFLAVDEIVDGGVILESDPQQVVHRVALRGEDVPLTEQTVSQVLQSAKEQIKWSLLR comes from the exons GAACCTTCCCTGTATACTGTCAAAGCCATCCTGATTCTGGACAATGATGGAGATCGACTTTTTGCCAAG TACTATGACGACACCTACCCCAGTGTCAAGGAGCAAAAGGCCTTTGAGAAGAACATTTTCAACAAGACCCATCGGACTGACA GTGAAATTGCCCTCTTGGAAGGCCTGACAGTGGTATACAAAAGCAGTATAGATCTCTATTTCTATGTGATTGGCAGCTCCTATGAAAATGAG CTGATGCTCATGGCTGTTCTGAACTGCCTCTTCGACTCATTGAGCCAGATGCTGAG GAAAAATGTAGAAAAGCGAGCACTGCTGGAGAACATGGAGGGGCTGTTCTTGGCTGTGGATGAAATTGTAGATGGAGG GGTGATCCTAGAGAGTGATCCCCAGCAGGTGGTACACCGGGTGGCTTTAAGG GGTGAAGATGTCCCCCTTACGGAGCAGACCGTGTCTCAG GTGCTGCAGTCAGCCAAAGAACAGATCAAGTGGTCACTCCTTCGGTGA
- the COPZ1 gene encoding coatomer subunit zeta-1 isoform X4 encodes MEALILEPSLYTVKAILILDNDGDRLFAKYYDDTYPSVKEQKAFEKNIFNKTHRTDSEIALLEGLTVVYKSSIDLYFYVIGSSYENELMLMAVLNCLFDSLSQMLRKNVEKRALLENMEGLFLAVDEIVDGGVILESDPQQVVHRVLQSAKEQIKWSLLR; translated from the exons GAACCTTCCCTGTATACTGTCAAAGCCATCCTGATTCTGGACAATGATGGAGATCGACTTTTTGCCAAG TACTATGACGACACCTACCCCAGTGTCAAGGAGCAAAAGGCCTTTGAGAAGAACATTTTCAACAAGACCCATCGGACTGACA GTGAAATTGCCCTCTTGGAAGGCCTGACAGTGGTATACAAAAGCAGTATAGATCTCTATTTCTATGTGATTGGCAGCTCCTATGAAAATGAG CTGATGCTCATGGCTGTTCTGAACTGCCTCTTCGACTCATTGAGCCAGATGCTGAG GAAAAATGTAGAAAAGCGAGCACTGCTGGAGAACATGGAGGGGCTGTTCTTGGCTGTGGATGAAATTGTAGATGGAGG GGTGATCCTAGAGAGTGATCCCCAGCAGGTGGTACACCGG GTGCTGCAGTCAGCCAAAGAACAGATCAAGTGGTCACTCCTTCGGTGA